A region of the Kaistia geumhonensis genome:
GTCTGGCCGGACGAGCCGCATCTCCTCGAGGACATCTACAATTTCGAGGACGTGCTGCAGGTCGGCGGCATCCTCAACACCTTCATCCGCCGCGCCGACCGGGTGAAGATCGCCTGCATCGCGCAGCTCGTGAACGTGATCGCGCCGATCATGACCGAGAAGGGCGGCCCGGCCTGGAAGCAGACGATCTACTATCCGTTCCTCTATGCCTCGCTCTATGGCCGCGGCACGGCGCTCAACGCCGTCGTCGACGGACCGACCTATGACAGCGCCTTCGGCGACGACATCCCCTATCTCGATCTCTCGGCGGTGCGCTCGACCGCGGGCGACGCGCTGACCTTCTTCGTGGTCAACCGCCACCTGACGGACAGTCTCGATCTCTCGGCCTCGCTGCAGGGCTTTGCCGGGGCGCGGGTCGTCGAGCACATCCAGATGACGCATCCGGACCTGCGCGCAGTCAACACGGCCGCCAATCCGGACAATGTCGCGCCGAAAACGGTGTCCGGCACGATCGTGGAAGACGGCACGCTGAAGTCCAAGCTGCCGCCGCTCTCCTACAACGTCATCCGCCTCGCGCTCTGAGCGCTGGGGCTTTCGGAAGCTGACGGCGGCCCGCTCACCGCGGGCCGCCGCTCAATCTGCGCGAACTGCGACCGCTTGCGGGGACTGGCCGGACCGGATTTCGGCCTTGCGTCTTCCCATTCGCACCCGCATCTGGGATGTTGCGCAGCAACAGACCATGAGCCCCTCGATGTGGAATGCCCCCGCCGCGCCGGCCGACGAGGCCGAGCGGCTGAACGAACTCTACAGCTACGCCATTCTCGACACGCCAGCCGAGGAGCGGTTCGACCGCATCACGCGCATCGCATCGCGGGTCTATGGCGCGGATGCGGCTTACATGAGCTTCGTCGACGCCGACCAGCAATGGCTGAAGGCTCAGAGCGGCCGACGCCTGCCTGACATGCTGCCGCGCTCCGAAAGCCTTTGCACGCTGGTGATCGCCACGGATGCCGAGGTCGTCATCAACGATCTCAGGGCTGTGCCGGCCCTCGCCGGTCACCCGGTCGTCGAGGCCGGCACCTGGGGCTTCTATGCCGGCGTGCCGCTCAGGGGCGAGCACGGCCATGTCATCGGCACGCTCTGCATTGTCAATGCCCGCGCGGGCGCGCCGGACGGCTTCAGCACCGACGTTCTTCACGACCTCGCGGCGATCTCCAGCCACGAACTGATCCTCGCGCAGCGCAATTCCGAACTCTACCGGCTGACCAATACCGACGCGCTCACCGGCCTCGCCAATCGCCGGATGTTCGATTCCGAGCTGACGCGCACGCTGCGCCGCAGCCGCCGTACCGGTAGCGAAGCCTCGCTGCTCGTCATCGACCTCGACCACTTCAAGGAGGTCAACGACGCCGCAGGGCATGCCGCGGGCGATGCGGCGCTCGCCGACTTCGCAGCGGTGCTGAGGGGGGTCGCCCGGCGGCCCGACGATCTCGCGGCCCGCATCGGCGGCGAGGAGTTCGCGCTGATCCTGGGGGGTACGGACGGTGCCGGCGCCCTGACCGTCGCGGCATCGCTGCTGGAAGCGCTGGCGGCGGCGGGCATCGAGCATCCGAAGCGCGGCCGGCTCACCACCAGCATCGGCGCCGCGACCCTCGAGGCCGACGACGACGCCAGGGCATGGTTCGCACGGGCCGATCGCGCGCTCTACGCGGCCAAGGCGGGCGGCCGCGCCACCGTCAGGACGAGCTGAGGCTCAGCCGCCTTCGCCTGCCGCGAGCAACAGGGCCCGCGTGTGACGCGCGATCATGCGCTCCTCGTCGGTCGGCACCACGAGGATGGCGACGGGGCTGCCCTTCGTCTCGACATGGAGATCGGATCGCGCATTGGCCTCGGCATCGAGCGCGAGGCCGGCGAAGGCGAGCGCCTCGACGACGCGCCGGCGGATGTCCGGTGCATTTTCGCCGATGCCGGCGGTGAAGACGAGCGCATCGAGACCGCCGATGGAGACGGCGAGCGAGGCCACCGCCTGGGCGACGCGGCGGGAGAAGAAATCGAGCGCCATCGCCGCGCGCGGATCGTCGCTTTCGAGCAGCGTCCGCACATCGTTGCTGATCCCGGAGAGGCCGAGCAGCCCGCTCTCGCGATAGAGCATGGTGCCGATATCGTGCGCCGTCATGCCTTTCTGCTCGATGAGATGCAGGATGACGCCGGGATCGACCGCGCCGGACCGGGTTCCCATCGGGATCCCGTCGAGCGCCGTGAAGCTCATGGTCGTCTCGATGCTCCGGCCCCCCTGGAGCGCGCAGAGCGAGGCGCCGGAGC
Encoded here:
- a CDS encoding GGDEF domain-containing protein, producing the protein MRLPIRTRIWDVAQQQTMSPSMWNAPAAPADEAERLNELYSYAILDTPAEERFDRITRIASRVYGADAAYMSFVDADQQWLKAQSGRRLPDMLPRSESLCTLVIATDAEVVINDLRAVPALAGHPVVEAGTWGFYAGVPLRGEHGHVIGTLCIVNARAGAPDGFSTDVLHDLAAISSHELILAQRNSELYRLTNTDALTGLANRRMFDSELTRTLRRSRRTGSEASLLVIDLDHFKEVNDAAGHAAGDAALADFAAVLRGVARRPDDLAARIGGEEFALILGGTDGAGALTVAASLLEALAAAGIEHPKRGRLTTSIGAATLEADDDARAWFARADRALYAAKAGGRATVRTS